One Chitinophagales bacterium genomic region harbors:
- a CDS encoding NAD kinase — protein MQVAIYGRKLKENVAQYAQKLFDLLGKNNVAIVAYEPFYRHLKKDLQLNIEATTFSKQNDVTKNIDFVISLGGDGTILDAVSWIGEKEIPIIGINFGRLGFLASIPIDDIENAINAILNNQHVIDKRNMVALETNKPLFRKAPFALNEFTVQRTLTSSMITVHTYLDGIHLNSYWADGLIVATATGSTGYSLSCGGPVIYPNSKNFIITPVAPHNLNVRPMVVADDVEIKLTVEGRGSQFLTTLDSRNKTIDSSYTMYLRKAKFQAHLVRLSSSNFVNAIREKLLWGEDLRN, from the coding sequence ATGCAAGTAGCTATATACGGTAGAAAACTAAAAGAAAATGTTGCTCAATATGCTCAAAAATTATTTGACTTATTAGGTAAAAACAATGTAGCTATAGTTGCTTACGAACCTTTTTACAGACATCTTAAAAAAGACTTGCAACTAAATATTGAAGCAACTACTTTTTCAAAACAAAATGATGTAACCAAAAATATAGATTTTGTTATTAGCCTTGGTGGCGATGGCACCATATTAGATGCCGTTAGCTGGATTGGAGAAAAAGAAATACCGATAATAGGCATCAATTTTGGTCGCTTAGGTTTTTTAGCCAGTATTCCTATAGATGACATTGAAAATGCTATAAATGCCATACTAAACAATCAGCATGTAATAGACAAAAGGAATATGGTAGCATTAGAAACCAACAAACCATTATTTAGAAAAGCTCCTTTTGCCTTAAATGAGTTTACTGTTCAAAGAACTTTAACTTCATCTATGATAACTGTACATACTTATTTAGACGGCATACACCTCAACTCCTATTGGGCAGACGGACTGATAGTGGCTACAGCTACCGGCTCTACAGGATATTCGCTAAGTTGTGGTGGTCCTGTTATTTATCCTAACAGCAAAAACTTTATTATTACGCCTGTTGCCCCCCACAACTTAAATGTACGCCCTATGGTAGTAGCAGATGATGTAGAAATAAAACTAACCGTAGAAGGGCGTGGCTCACAGTTTTTAACAACCTTAGACAGCCGAAATAAAACCATAGACAGTAGCTATACTATGTATTTAAGAAAAGCTAAATTTCAAGCTCACTTAGTTCGCTTAAGTTCTAGCAATTTTGTAAATGCTATAAGGGAAAAACTTCTTTGGGGCGAAGATTTGAGAAATTAG
- a CDS encoding DUF1566 domain-containing protein yields the protein MRQIALIYTALFITVSMFAQTPEKMSYQAVVRDGNNNLVSNRTVGMQISILQGAVNGTAVYVETQIPNTNANGLVSIEIGTGTILSGDFTAIDWSNGSYFIKTETDLSGGTTYTITGVSQLLSVPYALHAKTAETVTGSISETDPIFSGSQATNITATDITNLSNLSGINTGDQDLSALATKTELSDSVAQIRSEIPDVSSLIATETDPTFSSSQAANITATDITNLSNLSGINTGDQDLSTLATKTELSDSVVQIRSEIPDVSSFIASETDPTFSSSQAANITATDITNLSNLSGINTGDQDLSTLATKTELSDSVVQIRSEIPDVSGFISSEVDPNVPEGTQIGEMQYWDGVSWEIVASGNTGQILTVNTSGIPEWQNPSALKTAYTTRPNINTNGVKFNGIVNANGYSSTILFEYGLNTNYDSTITAITSPVSGTTNETVSSVRITNLTLGAVYHVRMVVINIFGTFYSNDFQFTNLYYGAEYEGGFVFNFDDSGHGRVCYNSDAPNRLIWDDAMNYCANLSGGINGSIYNDWFLPEIEDLILLGSNYPAGLPSVSILGYWSSTLYNNNIAYFLKGLSKLSEPKTHDKFVRAVRTF from the coding sequence ATGAGACAAATTGCTCTAATTTATACTGCATTATTTATAACTGTAAGTATGTTTGCTCAAACACCAGAAAAAATGAGTTATCAAGCGGTTGTCAGAGATGGAAACAATAATTTAGTCAGTAATAGAACTGTAGGGATGCAGATTTCTATACTACAAGGTGCTGTGAATGGAACAGCAGTGTATGTGGAAACACAAATTCCGAATACCAATGCCAATGGTTTAGTAAGTATAGAAATTGGTACAGGAACTATTTTAAGTGGCGATTTCACAGCCATAGACTGGTCAAACGGATCATATTTTATCAAAACAGAAACAGATCTAAGCGGTGGCACAACTTATACTATTACTGGGGTAAGCCAACTATTAAGTGTACCTTATGCTTTACATGCTAAAACTGCGGAAACAGTTACAGGAAGTATATCCGAAACAGATCCAATTTTTAGCGGTAGTCAAGCTACAAATATCACTGCTACGGATATTACTAACCTAAGTAATTTGTCCGGTATTAATACTGGCGACCAAGATTTAAGTGCTTTAGCTACTAAAACTGAATTAAGCGATTCAGTAGCTCAAATTCGTAGTGAAATTCCAGATGTAAGTAGTTTAATAGCTACTGAAACAGATCCAACATTTAGCAGTAGTCAAGCTGCAAATATCACTGCTACGGATATTACTAACCTAAGTAATTTGTCCGGTATTAATACTGGTGACCAAGATTTAAGTACTTTAGCTACTAAAACTGAATTAAGCGATTCAGTAGTTCAAATTCGTAGTGAAATTCCAGATGTAAGTAGTTTTATAGCTTCTGAAACAGATCCAACTTTTAGCAGTAGTCAAGCTGCAAATATCACTGCTACGGATATTACTAACCTAAGTAATTTGTCCGGTATTAATACTGGTGATCAAGATTTAAGTACTTTAGCTACTAAAACTGAATTAAGCGATTCAGTAGTTCAAATTCGTAGTGAAATTCCAGATGTAAGTGGTTTTATTTCAAGCGAAGTAGATCCAAATGTTCCAGAAGGTACACAAATTGGAGAAATGCAATATTGGGATGGTGTATCATGGGAAATAGTAGCTTCGGGTAATACTGGTCAAATACTTACTGTAAATACATCCGGTATTCCAGAATGGCAAAATCCATCGGCTTTAAAAACAGCATATACAACCCGACCAAATATTAATACGAATGGTGTAAAATTTAATGGGATAGTAAATGCCAATGGCTATTCTTCAACAATCTTATTTGAGTATGGGTTGAATACAAATTATGATAGTACTATTACCGCTATAACAAGCCCAGTAAGTGGAACTACTAATGAAACAGTGTCAAGTGTGAGAATAACAAATTTAACATTAGGTGCTGTATATCATGTTCGCATGGTGGTAATAAATATATTTGGGACATTTTATAGTAATGATTTTCAATTTACAAATTTATATTATGGTGCAGAATATGAAGGTGGATTTGTCTTTAATTTTGATGACTCTGGTCATGGGCGTGTATGTTATAACTCAGATGCACCTAATAGACTAATTTGGGATGATGCAATGAATTATTGTGCTAACCTAAGTGGTGGTATTAATGGCAGTATTTACAATGATTGGTTCTTGCCTGAAATTGAAGACCTAATTTTATTAGGGAGTAATTATCCTGCGGGCTTACCGAGTGTTAGCATATTAGGATATTGGTCATCTACTTTATATAATAATAATATAGCGTATTTCTTAAAAGGTTTGTCTAAACTATCAGAACCAAAAACACATGATAAATTTGTCAGAGCTGTTAGAACTTTCTAA
- a CDS encoding T9SS type A sorting domain-containing protein, producing MKYIYSLLSIFFLFVIGLSTIQAQESISTTGGDVFGNDGSVAYTIGQVVYTTNTSTTGNVSQGVQQAYEVYVMRINNIKSNIAITVFPNPVTENLTLQINDYKNEKLFYWVNDMQEKILNKNRITTYQTQINTTNLPSATYIINVVNQENKIIKSFKIIKK from the coding sequence ATGAAATACATATATTCACTTTTAAGTATATTTTTCTTATTTGTTATAGGATTATCAACAATTCAAGCACAAGAAAGTATAAGTACTACTGGTGGCGATGTTTTTGGCAACGATGGTTCTGTTGCATATACTATAGGACAAGTAGTTTACACTACAAATACATCTACTACTGGTAATGTAAGCCAAGGAGTTCAACAGGCATACGAAGTTTATGTGATGAGAATTAATAACATTAAATCTAATATTGCTATTACAGTTTTTCCAAATCCTGTTACTGAAAATCTAACGTTACAGATTAATGATTACAAGAACGAAAAACTATTTTACTGGGTTAATGATATGCAAGAGAAAATATTAAACAAAAACCGAATTACAACATATCAAACACAAATAAATACTACAAATTTACCATCTGCAACATATATTATTAATGTTGTAAATCAAGAGAACAAGATAATAAAATCCTTTAAAATTATTAAAAAATAA
- a CDS encoding PorP/SprF family type IX secretion system membrane protein: MRKKFYIADFKTKNIIPNLIGNLNIVFPFKIYNKFQLNGILIICSICFFNATLAQDIHFSQYFANPISYNPANTGFYDGSYRLGLNHKQQWPWAIKGKMLNYNTTAVYGDFSFLDKKINNTDWAGIGINYINDIAGDGNLQANKVYLSLAYHKGLDKNHKHFLSLGFVAGLVHRSVDFSKLYFNSQWVDKVGFDLTLPQQETYAKQNTLYYDLGFGLQGSNKIGDKVRLMYGYSMLHFNRPKESFYQQDNKIGARHLLQAGVNYQVNDRIDIDASAYFTYQKKAMEILFSAIGGFKLNNNPKQKTQKLYVGAMYRLNDAVSPLMGYQFNRTRLLINYDINLSSLTKASKGNGGFEISLVQIGTFKRKKNYKYKTHCPSF; this comes from the coding sequence ATGAGAAAAAAGTTTTACATAGCAGACTTTAAAACAAAAAACATCATTCCCAACTTGATTGGGAATCTCAATATTGTTTTTCCATTTAAAATTTATAATAAATTTCAGTTAAATGGCATTTTAATTATTTGTTCAATATGCTTTTTTAACGCCACTTTAGCTCAAGACATCCATTTTTCTCAATATTTTGCTAATCCTATTTCTTACAATCCTGCTAATACAGGTTTTTACGATGGAAGTTATAGATTAGGCTTAAACCACAAACAGCAGTGGCCGTGGGCTATAAAAGGAAAAATGCTAAACTACAACACTACCGCAGTTTATGGCGATTTTTCTTTTTTAGATAAAAAAATAAATAACACCGATTGGGCAGGAATAGGCATAAATTATATAAACGATATAGCCGGAGACGGAAATTTGCAAGCTAATAAAGTGTATTTGTCTTTAGCATATCATAAAGGTTTAGATAAAAACCACAAGCATTTTTTATCGCTTGGTTTTGTGGCAGGCTTGGTACACCGCTCTGTAGATTTTAGCAAACTATATTTTAACAGTCAGTGGGTAGATAAAGTTGGTTTTGACCTTACTTTACCGCAGCAAGAAACTTATGCTAAACAAAATACGCTGTATTACGATTTAGGTTTTGGACTACAAGGCAGCAATAAAATAGGGGATAAAGTGAGATTAATGTATGGCTACTCAATGCTACATTTTAATAGACCTAAAGAATCTTTTTATCAGCAAGATAATAAAATAGGAGCAAGACACTTGCTACAAGCTGGTGTAAACTACCAAGTAAATGATAGAATAGACATAGATGCCAGTGCATATTTTACTTACCAGAAAAAAGCTATGGAAATTTTGTTTAGTGCCATTGGTGGTTTTAAGCTTAATAATAATCCGAAACAAAAAACTCAAAAACTATACGTAGGGGCAATGTATAGGTTAAACGATGCCGTTTCGCCACTTATGGGCTATCAGTTTAATAGAACAAGGCTACTAATTAACTATGATATTAATTTATCCAGCTTAACAAAAGCCAGCAAAGGAAATGGTGGTTTTGAAATAAGTTTAGTACAAATAGGTACATTTAAACGCAAGAAAAACTACAAGTACAAAACTCATTGTCCAAGTTTTTGA
- a CDS encoding PKD domain-containing protein, whose translation MKAPIAIQVFLLAILLEFCTPIFAQENIQFIQNKGQWNNNISYSTPLQFGDIYFEKDNWSFLLQSTKHSHTDEHNEHEEEVHDNEITGHFYKMIFQNATTENVLPLGNAATNYYNYFIGRDKNKWASKVPVYTSLLYKNIYPNTDIVVKENGGNLKYDIHIKPGGNPKDIAIQYDGIENPRVENGNFVYETSLANITELKPYAYQIINDKEVEIACEYSFNKKTNTLSFKINEKYDTNIELIIDPTLIFSRLTESSNSNFGFTATYDSIGRAYGGGIVFNSGGQYPTSVGAYDTSYNGGIIDIAISCYHQTTGAQIYGTYIGGNETELPNSMIVNNAGELVVLGTTSSSDFPVSTNAYDTTFLGGDTADYPNNGVHLYSGSDMVLFKLSNDGSTLNASTLFGGSENDGLNDDTIYQSSYNLSDLNFNYGDAFRGEVIIDSSDNIYVASSTNSNDFPIINSTSVFQGAQDGVVLKFTTDLDSIIFSHYLGGNGNDGAYSMKIDHNGNLFVVGGTMSSNFPATNGYNGGVADGFLAKLDGSTGTIQNAIYIGTDSFDQVYLIDVDLNDNVYIVGQTLGNYPIVNATYGVANTKQFIHKFSNDLNSTFYSTCFGSDSVKVEISPTALLVDICERVFVSGWGGYTNFFRNSSYTTYMLQNLPVTSDAVQPFYNNYGDFYFFVLDKNAAGLEYATFFGGTAQEHVDGGTSRFDENGIIYQAVCAACSGGTFRTTPGYTNYASTQCNLGTIKFDMELPSTNVEVDAFPRATGCTPLTVNFFADTVSVSSVTWDFGDGNSSNLLYPVHTYMDTGTYNVVLIGIDSNSCNLADTASLSVVVRDDSLSAIFLDNAVIDCHNQSFSASTTNYPTTQYYWDMGDGTFYYTDSVYHIYDTAGDYTVKLNLVDSTSCELEDSAQTTIHIPPLFNAEVQLTDTFGCIPLSVDFESTYTNFNSLEWNFGNGQTASNNLDTNITYSQVGNFQVQLIIVDSTTCNISDTAYTNIQTINDSTRANIALDSVYFDCDSMQLNATSLNAGADSYTWIFDNGDFSTNANASTIYTAGDYNGMYMVTDNSNVCYPTDTAYFDIHLLPRFETAILASDTFGCIPLSVDFESTYTNFNSLEWNFGNGQTASNNLDTNITYSQVGNFQVQLIIVDSSTCNISDTAYTNIQTINDSTRANIALDSVYFDCDSMQLNATSLNAGADSYTWIFGNGDFSTNANASTIYTAGDYNGMYMVTDNNNVCYPTDTAYFDMHLLPKLEGSFIVDTFGCLPYTSNFNAESNSDSATYFWNFGTGDFSNQEDTSYTYNNVAHYPVSVLITDSATCNIDTLLQTTVVVEEGQVYIDIQIDEINYGCDSIQVHLQAFYVGGIHEWDMGNGDILYGTDLYYTYTQLGSYTIQYNINDATQDCKPTDTTYYEIEFYRIDAILEASNTAGCIPLEVEFENLTQGNNTYWWTNGLNNVSTSPTIPNFTYTAVGNYTFTLVAIDTNSCNINDTATINITTNDDAVLADFDAVILSQCDSNLLITVDNTSQMATDYFWDYETGTSILEEIDTVQYNLPGTYTITLIATNENLCHPADTVSQQFTMLPNVKASFSATAGCEGKPIELSNTSEPNLEYAWNFGANQFSTDFEPELTYENAGSHTIQLIVTDSNSCNVTAIAYQTVNVANYPNVYFTTDSNYYLYPDAVDFHNHTTQYEGFNWKFGDGEEDSITYSPTHNYESIDEFTPCLIAWNGNCIDTFCKEIEIDFIPLIGVPNAFSPNNDGVNDIIYVEGIGIVELKFLIYNRWGELVFEGNSQNEGWDGTYKGVAQEMEVYTYVVNAKLLDGTYPVLKGNITLLR comes from the coding sequence ATGAAAGCCCCTATAGCCATACAAGTTTTTTTATTAGCTATTTTATTGGAGTTTTGCACGCCTATTTTTGCCCAAGAAAACATACAATTTATACAAAACAAAGGGCAGTGGAATAATAATATTTCATACAGCACGCCATTACAGTTTGGCGATATTTATTTTGAAAAAGATAATTGGTCTTTTTTACTGCAAAGTACCAAGCACAGCCATACTGATGAGCATAATGAACACGAAGAAGAAGTACATGACAATGAAATAACAGGGCATTTTTATAAAATGATATTTCAAAATGCTACAACAGAAAATGTTTTGCCTTTAGGAAATGCAGCTACTAATTATTACAACTATTTTATAGGACGAGATAAAAACAAATGGGCTTCAAAAGTGCCGGTTTATACATCATTATTATATAAAAATATTTATCCTAATACTGATATTGTAGTAAAAGAAAATGGTGGTAATTTAAAATACGACATACATATTAAGCCCGGTGGAAATCCAAAAGATATAGCCATTCAATATGATGGAATAGAAAATCCACGTGTTGAAAATGGAAATTTTGTTTATGAAACATCATTAGCAAATATTACAGAACTTAAACCTTATGCTTATCAAATTATAAACGACAAAGAAGTAGAAATAGCTTGCGAATACAGCTTTAACAAAAAAACAAACACACTTAGCTTTAAAATAAATGAAAAATACGATACCAATATTGAATTAATTATAGACCCAACACTAATTTTTTCTCGTTTAACAGAGTCTTCAAATTCTAACTTTGGTTTTACAGCCACTTACGATAGTATTGGTAGAGCTTATGGCGGTGGTATTGTTTTTAATTCCGGAGGGCAATATCCTACTTCTGTAGGTGCTTATGATACCAGTTATAATGGAGGAATTATTGACATTGCTATTTCTTGCTACCACCAAACTACTGGAGCACAGATATACGGCACTTACATAGGCGGAAATGAAACAGAGTTGCCTAACAGTATGATAGTTAATAATGCAGGCGAACTGGTAGTGCTGGGTACAACAAGCTCGTCAGATTTTCCTGTAAGTACAAACGCTTACGATACTACTTTTTTAGGTGGAGATACTGCCGATTATCCTAACAATGGTGTGCATTTATACAGTGGCAGCGATATGGTTTTGTTTAAATTAAGCAATGACGGAAGCACGCTAAATGCCTCTACGCTATTTGGCGGCTCAGAAAATGACGGATTGAATGACGATACCATTTATCAAAGTAGTTACAACCTTAGCGATTTGAATTTTAACTACGGAGATGCTTTTAGAGGCGAAGTGATAATAGATAGTAGCGATAATATTTATGTGGCAAGTTCTACCAATTCTAATGATTTCCCTATAATTAATTCTACAAGCGTTTTTCAAGGAGCACAAGATGGAGTGGTTTTAAAATTTACTACAGATTTAGATTCTATAATTTTTAGTCATTATTTAGGTGGAAACGGAAATGACGGAGCTTACTCTATGAAAATTGACCATAATGGAAATTTATTTGTAGTAGGTGGAACAATGAGTAGTAACTTCCCAGCTACCAATGGTTATAATGGTGGCGTTGCAGATGGATTTTTAGCAAAATTAGATGGCAGTACGGGTACTATTCAAAATGCCATTTATATTGGAACAGATAGTTTTGACCAAGTTTATTTAATAGATGTAGATTTAAACGACAACGTATATATAGTAGGGCAAACTTTAGGAAATTATCCTATTGTAAATGCCACTTATGGCGTAGCTAATACCAAACAGTTTATCCATAAATTTTCAAATGATTTAAACTCCACATTTTATAGCACATGCTTTGGTTCAGATTCTGTTAAAGTAGAAATTTCTCCTACAGCTCTTTTAGTAGATATTTGCGAGCGAGTATTTGTATCGGGCTGGGGTGGATACACTAATTTTTTTAGAAACAGCTCTTACACCACTTATATGTTACAAAACCTACCTGTAACTTCCGATGCCGTTCAGCCTTTTTATAATAATTATGGCGATTTTTACTTTTTTGTGTTAGATAAAAATGCTGCCGGATTAGAATACGCTACCTTTTTTGGTGGCACAGCACAAGAGCATGTTGACGGAGGTACTTCTCGTTTTGATGAAAATGGAATTATTTATCAAGCAGTTTGTGCTGCATGTAGTGGCGGTACATTTAGAACCACTCCCGGATATACCAATTATGCTTCTACGCAGTGCAACTTAGGCACTATAAAATTTGATATGGAGCTACCTTCTACTAATGTAGAAGTAGATGCCTTTCCCCGAGCTACAGGATGTACACCACTTACGGTTAACTTTTTTGCCGATACCGTAAGTGTAAGTTCTGTTACGTGGGATTTTGGCGATGGTAATTCTTCTAACTTACTTTATCCTGTGCATACTTATATGGATACAGGTACTTATAATGTAGTATTGATAGGTATAGATTCCAACTCATGCAATTTAGCAGATACAGCCAGTTTGAGTGTAGTGGTTAGAGATGATTCTTTATCTGCCATTTTTTTAGATAATGCAGTAATAGATTGCCACAATCAATCTTTTAGTGCCAGCACTACAAATTATCCTACTACACAATATTATTGGGATATGGGCGATGGTACTTTTTATTATACCGATAGTGTTTATCACATTTACGATACAGCCGGAGATTATACCGTAAAATTAAACTTAGTAGATTCTACATCTTGCGAGCTTGAAGATTCTGCTCAAACAACCATACACATACCGCCACTTTTTAATGCCGAAGTTCAGCTAACCGATACTTTCGGTTGTATTCCGCTTTCGGTAGATTTTGAAAGTACCTATACTAATTTTAATTCTTTAGAATGGAATTTTGGCAATGGACAAACCGCTTCTAATAATTTAGATACCAATATTACTTATTCGCAAGTAGGAAATTTTCAAGTGCAATTAATTATTGTAGATTCTACTACTTGCAATATTTCCGATACCGCATACACTAATATTCAAACCATTAATGACAGCACAAGAGCCAATATAGCTTTAGATTCTGTTTATTTTGATTGCGATAGTATGCAACTCAACGCCACTTCTTTAAATGCCGGGGCAGATAGTTATACTTGGATTTTTGATAATGGAGATTTTTCTACCAATGCCAATGCTTCTACAATTTATACCGCAGGAGATTATAACGGTATGTATATGGTAACAGACAATAGTAATGTTTGCTACCCAACTGATACCGCTTATTTTGATATACATTTATTGCCACGCTTTGAAACGGCAATTTTAGCTTCTGATACTTTCGGTTGTATTCCACTTTCGGTAGATTTTGAAAGTACCTATACTAATTTTAATTCTTTAGAATGGAATTTTGGAAATGGACAAACCGCTTCTAATAATTTAGATACCAATATTACTTACTCGCAAGTAGGAAATTTTCAAGTGCAATTAATTATTGTAGATTCTTCTACTTGCAATATTTCCGATACTGCATACACTAATATTCAAACCATTAATGACAGTACAAGAGCCAATATAGCTTTAGATTCTGTTTATTTTGATTGCGATAGTATGCAACTCAATGCTACTTCTTTAAATGCCGGGGCAGATAGTTATACTTGGATTTTTGGTAATGGAGATTTTTCTACCAATGCCAATGCTTCTACAATTTATACCGCAGGAGATTATAACGGTATGTATATGGTAACGGACAATAATAATGTTTGTTATCCAACCGATACCGCTTATTTTGATATGCACTTATTGCCTAAATTAGAAGGTAGTTTTATAGTAGATACATTTGGTTGCTTGCCTTATACTTCTAATTTTAATGCAGAAAGCAACAGCGATAGTGCCACTTACTTTTGGAATTTTGGAACAGGCGATTTTTCTAATCAAGAAGATACAAGCTATACCTACAATAATGTAGCACATTATCCGGTTAGCGTTTTGATTACCGATTCTGCTACTTGCAATATTGATACACTTTTACAAACTACCGTAGTTGTAGAAGAAGGACAAGTTTATATAGATATACAAATAGATGAAATAAACTACGGTTGCGATTCTATTCAAGTTCACTTACAGGCATTTTATGTTGGTGGCATACATGAGTGGGATATGGGAAATGGAGATATTTTGTACGGAACAGATTTATACTATACTTACACTCAATTGGGTTCTTATACTATTCAATATAATATAAATGATGCTACGCAAGATTGTAAACCTACAGACACCACTTATTATGAAATAGAATTTTATAGAATTGATGCCATTTTAGAAGCATCAAATACTGCGGGATGTATTCCTCTTGAAGTGGAGTTTGAAAATTTAACACAAGGAAATAACACCTACTGGTGGACAAACGGCTTAAATAATGTAAGTACATCTCCAACCATTCCAAATTTTACCTATACCGCTGTAGGAAATTACACTTTCACTTTAGTAGCTATAGATACAAACTCTTGCAATATTAACGATACGGCTACAATAAACATTACTACAAATGATGATGCGGTTTTAGCTGATTTTGATGCTGTGATTTTAAGCCAATGCGATTCTAATTTGCTGATAACTGTAGATAATACCAGCCAAATGGCAACAGATTACTTTTGGGATTATGAAACAGGCACAAGCATTTTAGAAGAAATAGATACTGTTCAGTATAATTTGCCCGGCACATACACTATTACCTTAATAGCTACAAACGAAAATTTATGCCATCCTGCCGATACCGTTTCGCAACAATTTACCATGCTTCCAAATGTAAAAGCTTCTTTTAGTGCTACTGCCGGATGCGAAGGGAAACCAATTGAACTAAGCAATACAAGCGAACCTAATTTAGAATACGCTTGGAATTTTGGAGCTAATCAATTTTCTACAGATTTTGAACCAGAGCTTACTTATGAAAATGCAGGTTCTCACACTATACAATTAATTGTAACAGATTCTAATTCTTGTAATGTAACTGCTATTGCTTATCAAACGGTAAATGTAGCCAACTACCCTAATGTATATTTCACTACAGATTCTAATTACTACCTTTATCCCGATGCTGTTGATTTTCATAATCACACTACACAATATGAAGGTTTTAACTGGAAATTTGGAGATGGAGAAGAAGACAGCATTACTTACAGTCCTACACATAATTATGAAAGTATAGATGAATTTACCCCGTGCTTAATTGCTTGGAATGGAAACTGCATAGATACTTTTTGTAAAGAAATTGAAATAGATTTCATACCTTTAATTGGTGTTCCAAATGCGTTTTCGCCAAACAATGATGGCGTTAATGATATTATTTATGTGGAAGGAATAGGTATAGTAGAATTAAAGTTTTTAATTTACAACCGCTGGGGCGAATTGGTTTTTGAAGGTAATAGTCAAAACGAAGGCTGGGACGGAACATATAAAGGTGTAGCACAAGAAATGGAAGTATATACGTATGTAGTAAATGCAAAATTATTAGACGGAACATACCCGGTTTTAAAAGGAAATATAACTTTGCTGAGATAA